The sequence atatacactggagttgcttaccaagacgacattgaatatTCCTGGCCTAGTTTTGGCCTAGTTACCGTTTGACTTTAATTAGcttgaacatctatggcaagacttgaaaatggttgtcaagcAATGACCAAAAACCAACTCGACAGAGCTTGAAgactttttaaaagaataatgtgcaaatattatacaatccaggtgtgcaaagctcttagagacttacccagaaagactcatagtTGTAATTGCTGCCCAAGGAGATTTCATCATGTATTGACATAGGTGTGAATACttaaaatgagatatttctgaatTTTGTTTACAATAAATATGCAACAATGTCTACAAACATATTATCACATTGTctttatagggtattgtgtgtagatgtatgagaaaaatatatatttaatcaatttagaattcaggctgtgacaaatgtgaaataagtcaagaggtatgaataatttctgaaggcattATATGTTCATGCATTGGTTAGATGCCAGTCCACAGGGGGTATCTGTGGGGGGTCTGGTTGCAAATTACTGTTTTTACTTTTGGCAACTGTTCAAATGGGGCAACATTGCACATAAATTCTCAACAATGCAAACAAACATGAACTAGTTGCTATTTCAAGTCTTTTGATGGACATTTTGGCGGTAGCTGATCTTGCTTTGACGTTATGCCCAAGCTTTAGCTCAGTGTGCTAAGCTAACATGCTTGTAAAACCTGTGAGCGCCCTACCCATTTACCTAGTGGGCCTCATTTACGCAAAGTTAACAATTTGGTGCAGCTAATCCCCAAATGAATGAATTAGATAGGTTCAGAACTGCGCAAAAGGGGATAGTTTAGCTAATGACAAAATACTTTCTCATTTTTTCCAGAGCGATCTTCTAGCTGAGAATGCAGACAGTGCCGAAAACAAAGAGGGATCGAAAACACTTCCTTACACACCCACCCCAGGAAACCCAGAAAGCATTGCACCAGGTATGTAGCTaccacatcaaaacataccttcTGTTATTTTCAAAATGTATGAATGCCTATTAGGCAGAATAATACAGTTAAAGGGGATAATAAAGGCCTTATTGAAATATCTTTGTCATTATTACGTAGTATTATACATGAGTAATGCTTCACTTGAAGGGATACTACACAAGGACTTCATAACACAATCATAACTCGTACATACAGCATTCATAACTAAATGGTATTTTTCAACAACTACAAATTGATATGTACGCTATGTCTTGCAATTGTTGACTTTAGCATTTATGAACTGCTTATGTACTGCTTATGAATGGGTTGTGAATGTATTTTTAAGGCCTATGTAGATGCTCATGTTACCTCTAAGGACAAGTCTCATTCCCCATAGCGACTCAGCAGACCTCTGGCCTTTAAGCAGGATACATGAGAAGCATTTCCTTTCCCTGCGGTGCCTTGCTCTCTGTTAAATTGTCAGCAGGGGATCCCAACAGAACACTCTTGTAGAATCTGATATGAAGCAAGCATGGTGTCAACCCATGTCAAATGGACCAACCCGCTTTTCACACCAAGGATGAAAGCACACTTACGGTGTGCACTATTTTAAGACTTGAGATGATACAGATCGACAAATTGTGTTGAGTCTTCATCACTTTTTCCACTGCTCTAGTTAATACTGTTATTTAATGACAGTGGCTATTAATAAAACAGCACTGCCACAGTCATGTTGTCACCTATTTTGTTTCCCAAACAATAAAAACAGATAATACTaaaccaaaatgtattttttgttgttgttatgtcTTGATAAAATTAGCATGGATGAAAAAGTGGCAACAACTGAGGGACTAATTTGTTGTATTTGCTACCTTGCTCAGTCTacaccagggatcatcaactagattcagccgcgagACAGTTCTTTCTGGAGCGGATGGTCGGGGGggcggaacataattacaaatcatttgtagactgcaaattgactgcatGAAGCTCAAGCAGATATAATGTtggactaaaacataataattcaaaccttgcttacgttTGTATACAATCCCGTGTTTCTCTATAATGCTtgagaatacttgggaacagatttcttaaattaaaatcaGTTGGAGCTGAATACCtgttgtttttacagtcttttatgtccaacaatgaaaattcaACACAAAAaggccaccagttggggaaccctggtctACGGGTTAAACCTCTCACAACAAGATACATTCTCAATGCCCTAGTACTTTCTTTATATTTCTTGTGAAAGGACAACAAGCAAGAAATTGCCAGTCATCATGTATCCCACCTAAGTCCAACCCCACAGATCTGCTAATGTGTTGATAGGATAAGTGAGTGTCTACACACTGCACTGTTGGTCTTATGATCCTGTCTTCTTGGTATGTGCCTCAGGATATGGAGGCCCCTTAAAGGATGTCCCTGCAGAGACATTCAACTCTACAGCTATACCCAAGTCCTACCATTCCCCTTGGGAGCAGGCTATCATTAACGACCCCAACCTGGCCGCGACCCTCAATATCAGGATGCCTGTCCCTGAGCCCAGACCAGAGGCTCCTGACTACAAGAGCTTTAACAGGTGAGGGTCATGTGAAAACAGGTGTTCTGAGGAGAGTTTTCAGACAACTGCTATTCAACAGCTCAAAATTTAAGCCATAGATTTGCGTGCTACTTGAACATAGTGCATCAGTCATGCACTTCTCTCATGGCAGATTTTGAGTTAATTAAGTATGCAAATCTGAAATCTGGGATAATACTCTCAGTAGAAATGATCATCAGTACATATAATGACATTGATATTGCAAACATTTCCATGGAATTAAATGGTTTTCTTATAACACAGTTCAGATTCACTGTTACATGGATGCACTACTATAACAGCCTATAAAAAGCCAGCTTTCTATATTCTACGTAACCGTCACATCTTTAGAGATTTTCTTTTTGATTTTGCATTCACCCTTGTATCACCACATCTGATTTACAGGGTGGCCACACCATTTGGTGGTTTCGACAAAGCCCCCCGGAGCAGCGGGATCACGTTCAAGCTGCCCGAGATCGACCTAAACCTCCACAACTACTCTGAGCTCCAAGACCCAGGGGTGAAAAGACCCACCTTCAACAGGGTCGCCCAGGGATGGATATCCGATGGCATCCCACTGATCCTGCCCACCGTGCCTCTGGAACCTATGCCCATCCCTGAGTCCGATGACCTCTAGATGACCTTTAGATGACCCATAATACCCTGGAAAGACAAGAGAGCACTCGTCTGACAAAATCCACTGCTGTCACCTCTAACCATACTGCCTGATCTGCGATGTAGGGGTTGGAGCTGAAGCCTAAATCATGATTTCTGATTATGTGCAACCGACGACAAACTGATGGTTTAAAATGGGGCTTCCATGCTGCCCTGTTTAAATTCTGTGCCATTTGCCTGAGTAATGATACTGATGGTTAGTTTTGCATTGTGTATTCAGAGAATAACATGTAAATAAATAGCACACATGGCTGAAATGTTATTTAAATGTCTAAGAGGAAAAAAAACATGAGCAATACATTGAAACTTCAATGCATCTGTTGGCTTATATTGGATATCAGATCCAAAAGTATCTTTGTCTTTTAATTATGTAGACATGTTGCCTATTAATCTTTTAGAATGGGCTTATCGATGTGCAAATAAAAAAGATCTATCTCTTTGTCATGACATTGTATAATGAATTGGCTTATGTAAATCAATGTGTGGTTTGGATATGTGGAACAAAGGAACCTGTACAGACTTGAAACACACAATCCTGCAAATGAAAAGAAAAGTAAGTGGGCTACTACATTTAAAGAAGGTAAACATAGCTTTGCAGCAGATGTACACCACCTCAAAAGAACTTCCAGAAATCATTTCACTTTTTTTACGACCAAAATCACAAATTCAAAGGAGAGGAAAATACCTAGAACCAATGTCATTATTGTAAGTCATTATGTTAAACAGTTGGGTTAAATTAGCCTATAGCTTTATCCATAGCAATGTTGTTAGTGTTAACTGTAGAATGTGACCTGCTCATTAGCCACAATGGCTGGCAAACA comes from Oncorhynchus gorbuscha isolate QuinsamMale2020 ecotype Even-year linkage group LG24, OgorEven_v1.0, whole genome shotgun sequence and encodes:
- the myoz2b gene encoding myozenin-2b, which gives rise to MSQFCTMPAGERKMHAAAISREVHGANGDTMDLGIKVSTPKDIMLEELSLQSNRGSRLFKMRQRRSEKYTFESIQNEANVQLSSDLLAENADSAENKEGSKTLPYTPTPGNPESIAPGYGGPLKDVPAETFNSTAIPKSYHSPWEQAIINDPNLAATLNIRMPVPEPRPEAPDYKSFNRVATPFGGFDKAPRSSGITFKLPEIDLNLHNYSELQDPGVKRPTFNRVAQGWISDGIPLILPTVPLEPMPIPESDDL